From a single Octopus sinensis linkage group LG5, ASM634580v1, whole genome shotgun sequence genomic region:
- the LOC115211870 gene encoding NHP2-like protein 1: MTEEVNPKAYPLSDPQLTHSILNLVQQASNYKQLRKGANEVTKTLNRGISEFIVLAADAEPLEILLHLPLLCEDKNVPYVFVRSKQALGRACGVSRSVIACSVTVNEGSQLKSQIQAIQQNIEKLLI, translated from the exons ATG acTGAAGAAGTAAATCCTAAAGCCTATCCATTATCGGATCCACAGTTAACTCATAGCATTTTGAATCTTGTACAACAGGCCTCAAATTACAAGCAGTTAAGGAAAGGAGCAAATGAAG tTACAAAAACTCTTAACAGAGGAATATCAGAGTTTATAGTACTTGCAGCAGATGCAGAACCTTTGGAAATATTACTTCATCTTCCTTTACTCTGTGAAGACAAG AATGTTCCTTATGTATTTGTACGGTCTAAACAAG CTCTTGGACGTGCTTGTGGTGTATCAAGATCTGTAATCGCTTGTTCAGTGACAGTTAATGAAGGTTCACAGCTTAAATCACAGATCCAGGCCATTCAGCAAAATATCGAGAAATTATTAATTTGA